From the genome of Rhizobium binae, one region includes:
- the lipA gene encoding lipoyl synthase codes for MVTILDTINPDAKRVRHPEKAHRPDTEVMRKPDWIRVKAPTSKGYVETRAIVKEHKLVTVCEEAGCPNIGECWDKKHATFMIMGEICTRACAFCNVATGKPNALDMAEPENVAKAVKEMGLSHVVITSVDRDDLEDGGAEHFEKVIWAIRAASPATTIEILTPDFLKKPGALERVVAAKPDVFNHNMETVAGNYLTVRPGARYFHSIRLLQRVKELDPTMFTKSGIMVGLGEERNEVLQLMDDLRTADVDFLTIGQYLQPTRKHHKVESFVTPDEFKSYETVAYSKGFLMVASSPLTRSSHHAGDDFARLRAAREKKLLMAAE; via the coding sequence ATGGTGACCATTCTCGACACGATCAATCCCGACGCCAAGCGCGTGCGCCATCCCGAGAAGGCGCATCGGCCGGATACGGAAGTCATGCGCAAGCCGGACTGGATCCGCGTCAAGGCGCCGACCTCAAAGGGCTATGTCGAGACGCGCGCGATCGTGAAGGAGCACAAGCTCGTCACCGTCTGCGAGGAGGCCGGCTGCCCCAATATCGGCGAATGCTGGGACAAGAAACACGCCACGTTCATGATCATGGGCGAGATCTGTACCCGCGCCTGCGCCTTCTGCAATGTCGCCACCGGCAAGCCGAACGCGCTCGACATGGCCGAGCCGGAGAATGTCGCCAAGGCGGTCAAGGAAATGGGCCTCAGCCACGTCGTCATCACCTCGGTCGACCGCGACGACCTCGAGGACGGCGGCGCCGAACATTTCGAAAAGGTGATCTGGGCGATCCGCGCCGCCTCGCCGGCAACGACGATCGAGATCCTGACGCCGGACTTCCTGAAGAAGCCGGGGGCGCTGGAGCGTGTTGTCGCCGCCAAGCCCGACGTCTTCAATCACAACATGGAAACCGTTGCCGGCAACTATCTGACGGTTCGCCCTGGCGCCCGCTACTTCCATTCCATCCGTCTCTTGCAGCGGGTGAAGGAACTGGATCCCACCATGTTCACCAAATCGGGCATCATGGTTGGCCTCGGTGAGGAGCGCAACGAAGTGCTGCAGCTGATGGACGACCTGCGCACCGCCGATGTCGACTTCCTGACGATCGGCCAGTACCTGCAGCCGACCCGCAAGCATCACAAGGTCGAAAGCTTCGTCACCCCCGACGAGTTCAAGTCCTACGAGACGGTCGCCTACAGCAAGGGCTTCCTGATGGTCGCCTCCAGCCCGCTGACCCGCTCCTCCCACCATGCCGGCGACGACTTCGCGCGGCTACGTGCGGCGCGTGAGAAGAAGCTGCTAATGGCAGCTGAGTAA
- a CDS encoding GlsB/YeaQ/YmgE family stress response membrane protein, whose product MEGVGWISAIIIGGLAGWLAGKLMEARYGIFLNIVLGIVGSVVATAILAQFHVQLAGGRLGYFVTGFLGACLLIFLARLVRR is encoded by the coding sequence ATGGAAGGCGTGGGCTGGATTTCGGCAATCATCATCGGCGGGCTTGCGGGCTGGCTCGCCGGCAAGCTGATGGAGGCGCGGTACGGGATTTTCCTGAACATCGTGCTCGGCATTGTCGGTTCGGTCGTCGCCACCGCCATCCTCGCCCAGTTCCATGTCCAGCTCGCCGGCGGACGGCTCGGTTATTTCGTGACGGGTTTCCTCGGCGCCTGCCTGCTGATATTCCTTGCGCGGCTGGTGCGGCGCTAG
- a CDS encoding bifunctional 2-C-methyl-D-erythritol 4-phosphate cytidylyltransferase/2-C-methyl-D-erythritol 2,4-cyclodiphosphate synthase, translated as MLQMPSKQPISAGIVIVAAGRGERAGSPKEGPKQYRPIGGKPVIVHTLENFMTWEPATAIVVVIHPHDEALFAEAFRHIISTTPIATVHGGPTRQQSVLAGLRYLKDKHVSHVLIHDAVRPFFDHALLDRIAESLGNGAAAVLPAMPVTDTLKRADGAGTVLTTVSREQLYAAQTPQSFAFETILDAHEKAAASGRSDFTDDASIAEWLGIPVTIVEGTGDNVKLTVKKDIAMADDKLSASLLPDVRTGNGYDVHQLEAGDGVTLCGVFIPHDQKLKGHSDADVALHALTDALLATCGAGDIGDHFPPSDPQWKGAASRIFIEHAARIVRERGGTIMNADVSLIAEAPRVGPHREAMRANLSEYLGIDLDRCSVKATTNETIGFVGRREGIAAIATATVVYRGRK; from the coding sequence ATGCTGCAAATGCCGTCCAAGCAACCGATATCGGCTGGAATTGTCATCGTTGCCGCCGGCCGCGGCGAACGTGCCGGATCCCCCAAGGAAGGCCCCAAGCAATATCGCCCGATCGGCGGCAAGCCGGTTATCGTCCATACGCTTGAAAACTTCATGACATGGGAGCCGGCGACTGCGATCGTTGTCGTCATTCATCCCCATGACGAGGCGCTGTTTGCCGAGGCATTCCGCCATATCATTTCTACAACGCCGATCGCAACGGTGCATGGCGGCCCGACCCGGCAGCAATCGGTGCTGGCCGGCCTTCGATACCTCAAGGACAAGCATGTCAGCCATGTGCTGATCCACGATGCGGTGCGGCCCTTTTTCGACCACGCGCTTCTCGACCGCATTGCCGAAAGCCTTGGCAACGGCGCGGCGGCAGTGCTGCCGGCGATGCCGGTAACCGATACGCTGAAACGCGCCGACGGCGCCGGCACAGTGCTGACGACGGTATCGCGCGAGCAGCTTTATGCGGCGCAGACGCCGCAATCCTTCGCCTTCGAAACCATTCTCGACGCCCATGAAAAGGCGGCGGCGAGCGGCCGCAGCGATTTCACCGACGACGCCTCGATCGCCGAATGGCTGGGCATTCCGGTGACGATCGTCGAGGGCACGGGCGACAACGTCAAGCTGACGGTCAAGAAGGATATCGCCATGGCCGATGACAAGCTGTCGGCCTCGCTGCTTCCTGATGTGCGCACCGGCAACGGCTACGACGTGCACCAGCTCGAAGCGGGCGACGGCGTGACGCTCTGCGGCGTATTCATTCCGCACGACCAGAAGCTGAAAGGCCATTCGGATGCCGACGTTGCGCTGCATGCGCTGACCGACGCGCTGCTCGCCACCTGCGGCGCCGGCGATATCGGCGATCATTTCCCGCCATCCGACCCGCAATGGAAGGGAGCGGCTTCGCGCATCTTCATCGAGCATGCCGCCCGGATCGTGCGCGAACGCGGCGGCACGATCATGAATGCCGATGTCTCGCTGATCGCCGAGGCGCCGAGGGTCGGTCCGCATCGCGAGGCCATGCGGGCGAACCTGTCGGAATATCTCGGGATCGATCTCGATCGCTGCTCGGTCAAGGCGACAACCAACGAGACGATCGGCTTCGTCGGCCGGCGCGAAGGCATCGCGGCGATCGCCACCGCGACCGTCGTCTATCGCGGGAGGAAATGA
- the ntrC gene encoding nitrogen regulation protein NR(I), producing the protein MTATILVADDDAAIRTVLNQALSRAGYDVRITSNAATLWRWISAGEGDLVVTDVVMPDENAFDLLPRIKKARPDLPVLVMSAQNTFMTAIKASEKGAYDYLPKPFDLTELIGIIGRALAEPKRKPAKLEEDMQDGMPLVGRSAAMQEIYRVLARLMQTDLTLMITGESGTGKELVARALHDYGKRRNGPFVAINMAAIPRDLIESELFGHEKGAFTGAQTRSTGRFEQAEGGTLFLDEIGDMPMDAQTRLLRVLQQGEYTTVGGRTPIRTDVRIVAATNKDLKQAINQGLFREDLYYRLNVVPLRLPPLRDRAEDIPDLVRHFIQQAEKEGLGSKRFDQEALELMKAYAWPGNVRELENLIRRLMALYPQDVITREIIDAELRSDVPDSPIDKGPIRNGSMTIAQAVEENMRTYFAGFGENLPPPGLYDRVLTEMEYPLILAALTATRGNQIKAADLLGLNRNTLRKKIRELGVSVYRSSRTA; encoded by the coding sequence ATGACAGCCACGATCCTCGTTGCAGATGATGATGCGGCCATCCGGACCGTGCTCAACCAGGCTTTGAGCCGCGCCGGCTACGACGTTCGCATCACTTCCAACGCCGCTACCCTCTGGCGCTGGATTTCGGCGGGCGAGGGTGATCTGGTCGTCACCGACGTGGTGATGCCCGACGAAAACGCCTTCGACCTGCTGCCGCGCATCAAGAAGGCGCGTCCCGATTTGCCGGTCCTCGTCATGAGCGCGCAGAACACCTTCATGACCGCCATCAAGGCTTCCGAGAAGGGCGCCTACGACTATCTGCCGAAGCCTTTTGACTTGACCGAGCTGATCGGCATCATCGGCCGGGCGCTCGCCGAGCCGAAGCGCAAGCCTGCCAAGCTCGAGGAGGATATGCAGGACGGCATGCCGCTCGTCGGCCGGTCGGCGGCGATGCAGGAAATCTACCGCGTGCTCGCCCGCCTGATGCAGACGGATCTGACGCTGATGATCACCGGCGAATCCGGCACCGGCAAGGAGCTTGTCGCCCGCGCGCTGCATGATTACGGCAAGCGCCGCAACGGCCCCTTCGTGGCGATCAACATGGCGGCCATTCCGCGCGATCTGATCGAATCCGAGCTCTTCGGCCATGAGAAGGGCGCTTTCACCGGCGCGCAGACCCGCTCGACCGGCCGCTTCGAGCAGGCCGAAGGCGGCACGCTGTTTCTCGATGAAATCGGCGACATGCCGATGGATGCCCAGACCCGTCTGCTACGCGTGCTGCAGCAGGGCGAATACACCACCGTCGGCGGCCGCACGCCGATCCGCACCGATGTGCGCATCGTCGCCGCCACCAACAAGGATCTGAAGCAGGCGATCAATCAGGGGCTCTTCCGCGAGGATCTCTACTACCGCCTCAATGTCGTGCCGCTGCGCCTGCCGCCGTTGCGCGATCGCGCCGAAGACATTCCCGATCTCGTGCGCCATTTCATCCAGCAGGCCGAAAAGGAAGGCCTCGGCTCCAAACGCTTCGATCAGGAAGCGCTGGAATTGATGAAGGCCTATGCCTGGCCGGGCAATGTGCGCGAGCTGGAAAATCTCATCCGTCGCCTGATGGCGCTCTATCCGCAGGATGTCATCACTCGCGAGATCATCGATGCCGAACTGCGTTCCGACGTTCCCGACAGCCCGATCGACAAAGGGCCAATCCGCAACGGTTCGATGACGATCGCGCAGGCCGTCGAGGAGAACATGCGCACCTACTTCGCCGGCTTCGGCGAAAACCTGCCGCCGCCCGGCCTCTATGACCGTGTGCTGACCGAGATGGAATATCCGCTGATCCTCGCGGCACTCACGGCAACGCGCGGCAACCAGATCAAGGCTGCCGATCTCCTCGGCCTCAACCGCAATACCTTGCGCAAGAAGATCAGGGAACTTGGCGTCTCGGTCTACAGGAGTTCCCGCACTGCCTGA
- a CDS encoding CinA family protein, giving the protein MMGLFPSDILSAAEAIIRDFTAAGLMVSTAESCTGGLISGALTEISGSSAVVDRGFVTYTNSAKTELLGVQEQTLLRFGAVSEETARQMVHGALFRSRADIAVAVTGIAGPGGGSAEKPVGLVHLTVKSRSGALIHRKMLYGDIGRAEVRLATVRTALEMVRSLLTR; this is encoded by the coding sequence ATGATGGGCCTTTTCCCTTCCGATATCCTTTCGGCGGCAGAGGCGATCATCCGTGACTTCACCGCGGCAGGGCTGATGGTGTCAACCGCCGAATCCTGCACCGGCGGGCTGATATCAGGCGCGCTGACGGAGATATCCGGCTCATCCGCCGTCGTCGACCGCGGCTTCGTCACCTACACGAATAGCGCCAAGACAGAGTTGCTCGGGGTGCAGGAGCAAACGCTGCTGCGTTTCGGCGCAGTCTCCGAGGAGACCGCTCGGCAAATGGTGCACGGCGCCCTCTTCCGCTCGCGCGCCGACATCGCCGTCGCCGTCACCGGCATTGCCGGCCCCGGCGGCGGATCGGCCGAAAAACCGGTCGGCCTGGTGCATCTTACCGTCAAATCGCGCAGCGGCGCGCTCATCCATCGGAAAATGCTTTACGGTGACATCGGCCGCGCTGAGGTGCGGCTGGCAACGGTCCGGACGGCGCTGGAGATGGTGCGTTCGCTGCTCACGCGTTGA
- a CDS encoding GlsB/YeaQ/YmgE family stress response membrane protein has translation MSMETQALLVFLLIGLVAGFLASLVVGGGGLIRCLLSGIIGAFVGGYLFSALGISLGIDNALVVQIIHATVGAIIVVLIARAVA, from the coding sequence ATGTCTATGGAGACGCAGGCGTTGCTGGTGTTTTTGCTGATCGGACTGGTGGCAGGCTTCCTTGCAAGTCTGGTCGTCGGTGGCGGCGGCTTGATCCGATGCCTGCTCAGCGGCATCATCGGCGCCTTCGTCGGCGGTTATCTGTTCAGCGCGCTCGGCATTTCGCTGGGCATTGACAATGCGTTGGTCGTACAGATCATCCACGCCACCGTCGGCGCCATTATCGTGGTTCTGATCGCCAGAGCGGTCGCTTGA
- the dusB gene encoding tRNA dihydrouridine synthase DusB codes for MVCLKDNHLICNDLAAPFRIGSVSVRNRVVLAPMSGVTDMPFRELAWRFGAGLVVTEMVASRELVNDTAESWSRLKTAGFRPHMVQLAGREAHWMAEAAKIAADHGADIIDINMGCPAKKVIGGYSGSALMRDPDHALGLIEATVKSVDIPVTLKMRLGWDENSINAPDIARRAEAAGIQLVTIHGRTRMQFYEGRADWDAIRAVRDAISLPLIANGDVETAEDAQEILRRSGADAVMIGRGCQGRPWHAGVLAGAAEPRREDIADIAVEHYRMMLDFYGEAVAIRHARKHLGWYLERFAPALPGSEKAAIMTSRDPGEVAARLYDALDAAVVDSREAA; via the coding sequence ATGGTGTGCCTGAAAGATAATCATTTGATTTGCAACGACCTCGCAGCGCCTTTCCGAATCGGATCCGTATCCGTGCGGAACCGCGTTGTGCTGGCGCCGATGTCCGGCGTCACGGACATGCCCTTCCGCGAACTGGCATGGCGATTCGGCGCTGGGCTCGTCGTCACCGAAATGGTGGCGAGCCGCGAACTGGTCAATGATACTGCAGAATCCTGGTCGCGGCTCAAGACCGCCGGCTTCCGGCCGCACATGGTTCAGCTCGCCGGCCGCGAGGCGCACTGGATGGCGGAGGCAGCCAAGATCGCTGCCGATCATGGCGCCGACATCATCGACATCAATATGGGTTGCCCGGCAAAAAAAGTGATCGGCGGTTATTCCGGCTCGGCGCTGATGCGCGATCCCGATCACGCGCTCGGCCTCATCGAGGCGACGGTCAAGTCCGTCGATATTCCTGTGACGCTGAAGATGCGTCTCGGCTGGGATGAAAACTCGATCAATGCGCCCGACATTGCCCGCCGCGCTGAGGCGGCTGGCATCCAGCTCGTCACCATCCATGGGCGCACCCGCATGCAATTCTACGAAGGCCGCGCCGATTGGGATGCGATCCGTGCCGTTCGCGACGCCATCTCTCTCCCGCTGATCGCCAATGGCGATGTCGAGACCGCGGAAGATGCACAGGAAATATTACGCCGTTCCGGCGCCGATGCCGTCATGATCGGCAGGGGCTGCCAGGGCAGGCCGTGGCATGCCGGCGTGCTTGCCGGTGCGGCGGAGCCGCGACGGGAAGACATTGCCGATATCGCCGTCGAACATTACCGGATGATGCTCGATTTCTACGGCGAGGCGGTGGCGATCCGCCATGCCCGCAAGCATCTCGGCTGGTATCTCGAGCGTTTTGCCCCAGCACTACCCGGTAGCGAGAAGGCTGCGATCATGACCTCGCGGGATCCGGGCGAGGTGGCCGCACGCCTTTACGATGCGCTTGATGCAGCTGTCGTCGACAGCAGGGAGGCGGCATGA
- a CDS encoding type II toxin-antitoxin system RatA family toxin, with protein MPQFETHRSVPHTPDQMFDLVADVEHYPEFLPLCEALSVRSRKERDGKILLVADMTVGYKAIRETFTTQVLLNRAERVIEVKYIDGPFKYLENRWHFAETPSGGCTIDFFIDYEFKSRILGALMGSMFDRAFRMFTEAFETRAGKIYAPV; from the coding sequence ATGCCGCAATTCGAAACCCACCGTTCCGTTCCGCACACGCCCGATCAGATGTTCGATCTCGTTGCCGATGTCGAACACTATCCCGAGTTCTTGCCGCTTTGCGAGGCGCTGTCGGTCAGGAGCCGCAAGGAGCGTGACGGCAAGATACTGCTCGTGGCGGACATGACTGTCGGCTACAAGGCGATCCGCGAAACTTTCACGACCCAGGTGCTCTTGAACCGGGCCGAGAGGGTGATCGAAGTCAAATATATCGACGGCCCGTTCAAATATCTCGAGAATCGCTGGCATTTTGCCGAGACGCCGTCTGGCGGCTGCACGATCGATTTCTTCATCGATTACGAGTTCAAGAGCCGCATTCTCGGCGCGCTGATGGGCTCGATGTTCGACCGTGCCTTCCGCATGTTCACCGAAGCCTTCGAAACGCGCGCCGGCAAGATCTACGCTCCGGTCTGA
- a CDS encoding two-component system sensor histidine kinase NtrB translates to MTKDTISPPDQTGGTVAMAVLNAIQNPVVMVDESGFVAFANWEAEAFFGASASHLARYRISTFIPFGSPLLALIDQVRERKAPVNEYRVDLSSPRLGQDKLVDLYVAPVISEPGAVVIVFQERSMADKIDRQLTHRAAARSVTGLASMLAHEIKNPLSGIRGAAQLLEQSAVDDDRALTRLICDETDRIVSLVDRMEVFSDERPVDRMPVNIHSVLDHVKAVAKAGFARNIRVTESYDPSLPAVYANRDQLVQVFLNLVKNAAEAVGDRPDGEIMLTTAYRPGIRLSVAGTREKISLPLEFCVHDNGPGVPADLLPHLFDPFITTKTNGSGLGLALVAKIIGDHGGIIECDSQNSRTTFRVLMPASKDVSLEDASSVSSTGPSR, encoded by the coding sequence ATGACGAAGGATACGATATCTCCGCCCGATCAGACCGGCGGAACCGTTGCCATGGCCGTGCTGAACGCCATCCAGAACCCGGTCGTCATGGTCGACGAGTCCGGCTTCGTCGCCTTCGCCAATTGGGAAGCGGAGGCATTTTTCGGCGCCAGCGCCTCGCATCTGGCGCGTTACCGGATCTCGACCTTCATCCCCTTCGGCAGCCCGCTGCTCGCCCTGATCGACCAGGTGCGCGAGCGCAAGGCGCCGGTCAATGAATACCGCGTCGATCTGAGCTCGCCCCGGCTCGGTCAAGACAAGCTGGTCGACCTCTACGTCGCCCCCGTGATCAGCGAGCCCGGCGCCGTCGTCATCGTCTTTCAGGAGCGATCGATGGCTGACAAGATCGACCGGCAATTGACACATCGCGCCGCCGCCCGCTCGGTGACTGGTCTTGCCTCGATGCTGGCGCATGAGATCAAGAATCCGCTCTCCGGCATCCGCGGCGCCGCCCAGCTGCTCGAACAGTCTGCGGTCGACGACGACCGGGCGTTGACCCGGCTGATTTGCGACGAAACCGACCGCATCGTCTCGCTGGTCGATCGCATGGAAGTCTTTTCCGACGAACGCCCGGTCGATCGCATGCCGGTCAATATCCATTCCGTGCTCGATCATGTGAAGGCCGTCGCCAAGGCCGGTTTTGCCCGCAACATCCGCGTCACTGAGAGCTACGACCCGTCGCTGCCGGCCGTCTATGCCAATCGCGACCAGCTCGTCCAGGTCTTCCTCAATCTGGTGAAAAACGCCGCCGAAGCGGTCGGCGATCGGCCGGACGGCGAGATCATGCTGACGACCGCCTATCGCCCGGGCATCCGTCTTTCCGTCGCCGGCACCCGTGAAAAGATCTCGCTGCCCTTGGAATTCTGCGTTCACGACAACGGCCCCGGCGTTCCCGCCGATCTGCTGCCGCATCTCTTCGACCCCTTCATCACCACCAAGACGAACGGCAGCGGCCTCGGCCTGGCGCTGGTCGCCAAGATCATTGGTGATCATGGCGGCATCATCGAATGCGACAGCCAGAACAGCCGCACGACTTTCCGCGTTCTCATGCCGGCGTCGAAGGACGTTTCGCTCGAGGATGCTTCTTCCGTAAGCTCGACAGGACCTTCTCGATGA